In a genomic window of Alteromonas gilva:
- a CDS encoding glycoside hydrolase family 88/105 protein produces MLNRVSRILLVGALAVSSIVSTQADTLDNTKPWYERMVESEMVRFPEAWMMDWDEQPTWDYVHGLNLLGFARVYEKTGDQRYFDYLKGYYDTLIDEQGNIATYETEKYNIDMINAGKVLFFLYDQTGDQKYMLAADKLRAQLNEHPRTSEGGFWHKKRYPYQMWLDGLYMGAPFYAEYIVRDRKPEQLDDVFLQFEQIEKHLYDPETGLPRHGWDESREQKWADNETGLSPHHWSRALGWYAMAMVDVLDVLPAQLSKRAWLAARFEKFMAQVVKYQHSTGAWYQVTDLGDREGNYLEASGTAMLTYAMARGVNIGVLPEKYRAHAEKGFAGLLDQMVSVEADTNVVNLNQVCAVAGLGGNPYRDGSFEYYMGEPIRPNDAKGVGPFILAALELDK; encoded by the coding sequence ATGTTGAATAGAGTAAGCAGGATACTGCTGGTTGGCGCACTGGCGGTGTCGTCAATCGTAAGCACGCAGGCCGATACGCTGGATAATACGAAGCCATGGTATGAGCGTATGGTTGAGTCAGAAATGGTGCGTTTCCCCGAAGCGTGGATGATGGACTGGGACGAGCAACCTACCTGGGATTATGTACACGGTTTAAACCTGTTAGGTTTTGCCCGCGTGTATGAAAAGACCGGCGATCAACGCTATTTTGATTATCTTAAGGGCTACTACGACACCCTGATAGACGAACAGGGCAACATAGCCACTTACGAAACCGAAAAATACAATATTGATATGATCAATGCCGGTAAAGTGCTGTTCTTTTTGTATGACCAAACCGGTGACCAAAAGTACATGCTTGCCGCCGATAAGCTCAGAGCGCAGTTAAACGAGCACCCGCGAACCAGCGAAGGCGGCTTCTGGCACAAAAAACGTTATCCCTATCAAATGTGGCTCGATGGTTTGTACATGGGCGCACCGTTTTACGCTGAATACATAGTGCGTGACAGAAAACCTGAGCAGCTCGATGATGTGTTTTTACAATTCGAGCAAATCGAAAAGCACCTCTACGATCCTGAAACAGGATTACCCCGCCATGGCTGGGACGAGTCTCGGGAGCAAAAATGGGCCGACAACGAAACCGGCTTGTCGCCGCACCATTGGTCACGAGCGCTGGGTTGGTATGCCATGGCCATGGTCGATGTACTCGATGTTCTGCCAGCGCAATTGTCTAAACGTGCCTGGTTAGCTGCCCGTTTTGAAAAATTCATGGCGCAGGTCGTCAAATATCAGCACAGTACCGGCGCCTGGTATCAGGTCACGGACTTAGGTGATCGCGAAGGTAACTATCTTGAGGCATCGGGAACGGCCATGCTGACCTACGCTATGGCACGCGGCGTGAATATAGGGGTGTTGCCCGAGAAATACCGCGCCCATGCCGAAAAAGGCTTTGCCGGACTGCTCGACCAAATGGTCTCAGTTGAAGCAGATACCAATGTCGTCAATTTAAACCAGGTGTGTGCGGTGGCCGGGCTTGGCGGAAACCCTTACCGCGATGGCAGCTTTGAGTATTACATGGGCGAGCCGATTCGTCCCAATGATGCCAAAGGGGTTGGCCCGTTTATTTTAGCCGCATTGGAATTGGATAAATAA